In Cyanobium sp. AMD-g, one genomic interval encodes:
- a CDS encoding DUF952 domain-containing protein, producing the protein MAAALPILYSFRRCPYAIRARLALAAAGLRPGLDLELREVHLGRKPPELLEASAAGTVPVLVLPMDAGGAEVLPDSLAVMDWALTVQDPYDLRRSGERARIAALIEQNDGAFKHHLDRFKYAHRYPGDDRELHRGAALEILRSWSEALEPGGWLLGRRPSLADMALLPFVRQFRIADAEDFDQQSDLVPLQRWLQRFLQGPELAAVMAGPWAPRRPWRSEGWIYHLALADEWRRARTAGVYERSTRGQSLQDVGFIHASGAEQVEATYGRFYADAGEVLLLTIDPDRLTAPLRWEPAPDTGECFPHIHGPLPLEAVLAAEPFPEPVAGQRC; encoded by the coding sequence ATGGCGGCCGCCCTGCCGATCCTGTACAGCTTTCGACGCTGCCCCTACGCGATCCGGGCGCGGCTGGCCCTGGCGGCGGCGGGTCTGAGACCGGGGCTGGATCTGGAACTGCGGGAAGTGCACCTGGGCCGCAAGCCGCCCGAGCTGCTGGAAGCCTCCGCCGCTGGCACCGTGCCGGTGCTGGTGCTGCCGATGGACGCTGGTGGTGCTGAGGTGCTTCCCGACAGCCTGGCGGTCATGGACTGGGCCCTGACGGTGCAGGATCCGTACGACCTGCGGCGCAGCGGCGAGCGGGCCCGGATCGCCGCCCTGATCGAGCAGAACGATGGGGCCTTCAAGCACCATCTGGATCGTTTCAAGTACGCCCATCGCTATCCCGGCGACGACCGGGAGCTGCATCGCGGCGCGGCGCTCGAGATCCTGCGGAGCTGGAGCGAGGCCCTGGAGCCTGGCGGCTGGCTGCTGGGGAGGCGTCCATCCCTGGCCGACATGGCCCTGCTGCCCTTCGTGCGCCAGTTCCGGATCGCCGATGCGGAGGACTTCGATCAGCAGAGTGATCTGGTGCCACTGCAACGCTGGCTGCAACGGTTCCTGCAGGGGCCCGAACTGGCGGCGGTGATGGCCGGGCCCTGGGCGCCGCGGCGGCCCTGGCGCTCAGAGGGTTGGATCTACCACCTGGCGCTGGCTGACGAATGGCGCCGGGCCCGGACCGCAGGGGTGTACGAACGCTCGACCCGCGGGCAATCACTCCAGGATGTGGGCTTCATCCATGCCAGCGGGGCCGAACAGGTGGAGGCGACCTACGGGCGCTTCTACGCCGACGCGGGGGAGGTGCTGCTGCTGACCATCGACCCCGATCGCCTGACGGCGCCGCTGCGGTGGGAGCCGGCACCGGACACGGGTGAGTGCTTCCCCCACATCCATGGCCCGTTGCCCCTGGAGGCGGTGCTCGCCGCGGAGCCCTTTCCGGAGCCTGTGGCCGGCCAGCGATGCTGA